A genome region from Microplitis mediator isolate UGA2020A chromosome 4, iyMicMedi2.1, whole genome shotgun sequence includes the following:
- the LOC130666559 gene encoding uncharacterized protein LOC130666559: protein MEFSENNVDMNKDKDDTLDCYVTPPLVSTLPKRVRFQENKIKKSNDESGNSQQKISKNFQVLNDNFYVLREHFLSAEEQNEEFREDFKDELNILYKKLDDDEENFVQFKKEMEIKIINLENKIKNFVEREEKWMGIKKRFDEFEETLNKISRSVDRDLINVGLFERIKNVEKNVELREKQIRMRNIIIKGLKKGNSETREEVVEMLKKELFVEPEIEECRVIREGNNSTDRIIMVKLKNYEDKRIIMTRRVLLKGKNFRIHDDLTWNERQIQLFIKEKAREEKLKGAFVRILRGKLYVNGECWEYRENEIDNYRLIKPIRETAV from the exons atggagTTTAGTGAAAATAATGTTGACATGAATAAGGATAAGGATGATACACTTGATTGTTATGTTACACCGCCACTAGTTTCTACTCTGCCTAAACG tgtcagatttcaagaaaataaaataaaaaaatcaaatgatGAAAGTGGAAAttcacaacaaaaaatatcaaaaaattttcaagttcttaatgataatttttatgtattaagAGAAC attttctcAGCGCAGAAGAACAAAATGAAGAATTCAGAGAAGATTTCAAagatgaattaaatattttgtacaaAAAACTCGACGACGATGAAGAAAATTTCGTGCAATTCAAGAAAGAAatggagataaaaataataaatttagaaaataaaataaaaaattttgttgagaGAGAAGAAAAATGGatgggaataaaaaaaagatttgatgAGTTTGaagaaacattaaataaaatatcaagaaGTGTAGATAGAGATTTAATTAATGTCGGATTGTTTGAGAGGATAAAAAATGtggaaaaaaatgttgaattgCGAGAAAAACAAATAAGGATgagaaatattataattaaaggGTTGAAAAAAGGAAACAGTGAAACACGAGAAGAGGTCGTGGAGATGTtgaaaaaagaattatttgTAGAGCCTGAAATTGAAGAATGCCGAGTAATAAGGGAGGGAAATAATTCAACGGATAGGATAATTatggttaaattaaaaaattacgaggATAAGAGAATAATAATGACGAGGAGAGTGTTGCTGAAggggaaaaattttagaattcaTGATGATCTGACGTGGAATGAGAGGCAAATtcagttatttataaaagaaaaagctCGGGAGGAGAAACTAAAAGGAGCTTTTGTCAGAATTTTAAGAGGAAAATTGTATGTCAACGGCGAATGCTGGGAGTACCGtgaaaatgaaattgataattatagaTTAATTAAGCCCATTAGAGAAACTGCGgtctag